In a single window of the Desulfovibrio mangrovi genome:
- a CDS encoding efflux RND transporter permease subunit: MFSRFFITRPIFATVVSLVIVLAGALSMRVLPVAEFPEIVPPEVSVTASYPGASAEVIAQTVAAPLEQKINGVEDMLYMRSVNSGDGTLTLTVTFAVGSDPDQNTINVNNRVQAALASLPAEVRTLGVTVSKKSSSLLQVIMLSSEDGRYDTIFMSNYALVNVLDELKRLPGVGDAMVFGAQDYAMRVWLKPDRLAQLGLTPADIASAIQEQNAQFAAGAIGRDPLSSPVELSYTVTTQGRMTDTEQFGNIILRANQDGTILRLKDVARLELGANSYSLRAKMSGRPAVALGIYLSPGANALEVGDLVTGKMQELANRFPDGIGYAIPYDTTTFVRISVEEVVHTLFEAFILVFAIIYLFLQNWRATVIPCLAVPVSVIGTFAGMYLLGFSINTLTLFGLVLAIGIVVDDAIVVIENVERIMTTEHLPPREATIKAMGEVSGAVVAIVLVLCSVFIPVAFMGGLAGEMYKQFAVTIAVSVIISGLVALTLTPALCALLLKPGHPTVIAPLQAFNRFFDRLTDGYTSGVRLLLRRGALALVLFGGLIAATWSLFQIVPGQLVPNEDKGNLIAMAMLPDGASLSRTQATMDKLDGITSSIPEVQDTISLTGLDLISGTNKTNAGTSFITLKPWAERKGEGQSSFDLVGQVFKRGFGVLDGFILAFNMPPISGMSNTGGFEGYLQSRGGGSLTDLADQTAKLVAAASKRPELGQINTTFSVRSPQLNIQLDREKAKAMGVPVSRVFQTMQATFGSFYVNDFNKLGRTFRVQLQSESDYRSRPEDLGKVFVRSDNGDMVPLLALVKVEQTTGPEVVERFNVFPAAKLVGGPAPGYSSGQALAAMEELVRENLSEDYTLAWTGSAYQERATGGSSSLVFVLGLLMVFLILAAQYESWSLPLSVILVVPFALFGAILASWLRGLSNDVYFQIALVTLIGLASKNAILIVEFAVQLHREGMSYMAAAAEAARLRFRPIIMTSLAFVLGVVPLAISTGAGANSRHSIGTSVIGGMLAATFIATFFIPAFFRGVSLLASGKARAEERERLASGEPERQEESAAH; encoded by the coding sequence ATGTTCTCCCGTTTTTTCATAACCCGTCCCATCTTCGCCACGGTGGTCTCGCTGGTCATCGTGCTGGCGGGCGCTCTGTCCATGCGCGTCCTGCCTGTGGCGGAGTTTCCGGAAATCGTGCCGCCTGAAGTAAGCGTCACGGCTTCCTATCCCGGTGCCAGCGCAGAGGTCATCGCGCAGACCGTTGCCGCGCCGCTCGAGCAGAAGATCAACGGCGTGGAAGACATGCTGTACATGCGCTCGGTCAACTCCGGCGACGGCACCCTGACCCTGACCGTGACCTTTGCGGTCGGTTCCGACCCCGACCAGAACACCATCAACGTGAACAACCGCGTGCAGGCGGCGCTTGCGTCTCTGCCTGCGGAAGTCCGCACTCTCGGCGTGACGGTGAGCAAGAAGTCTTCAAGTTTGCTGCAGGTTATCATGCTCTCTTCTGAAGATGGTCGTTATGACACCATCTTCATGAGCAACTACGCGCTGGTGAACGTTCTGGACGAACTGAAGCGCTTGCCCGGCGTGGGTGACGCCATGGTGTTCGGCGCGCAGGACTACGCCATGCGCGTGTGGCTCAAGCCGGACCGGCTTGCCCAGCTGGGGCTGACGCCTGCTGACATCGCCTCGGCCATTCAGGAGCAGAACGCCCAGTTCGCGGCGGGTGCCATCGGACGCGACCCGCTTTCCTCTCCCGTGGAGCTGAGCTACACCGTGACCACGCAGGGCCGCATGACCGATACTGAACAGTTCGGGAACATCATCCTGCGCGCCAATCAGGACGGCACCATTCTGCGCCTCAAGGATGTTGCACGGCTGGAACTGGGGGCGAACAGCTATTCGCTGCGCGCCAAGATGTCCGGTCGTCCGGCCGTGGCGCTGGGCATTTATCTGTCTCCCGGAGCCAACGCCCTTGAAGTGGGCGACCTTGTTACCGGCAAGATGCAGGAGCTGGCCAACCGTTTCCCGGATGGCATAGGGTACGCCATTCCCTACGATACCACGACGTTCGTGCGTATTTCCGTAGAGGAAGTGGTGCACACCCTGTTCGAGGCCTTCATCCTCGTTTTCGCCATCATCTACCTCTTCCTGCAAAACTGGCGCGCCACGGTCATTCCCTGTCTCGCCGTCCCCGTTTCGGTCATCGGTACCTTTGCGGGCATGTACCTGCTCGGGTTTTCCATCAATACGCTCACGCTCTTCGGCCTCGTGCTTGCCATCGGTATCGTTGTTGACGACGCCATCGTGGTTATCGAGAACGTGGAACGTATTATGACAACTGAGCACCTGCCGCCGCGCGAGGCCACCATCAAGGCCATGGGCGAAGTGTCCGGCGCGGTTGTGGCCATTGTGCTTGTGCTCTGCTCCGTGTTCATTCCCGTTGCCTTCATGGGCGGTCTGGCCGGTGAAATGTACAAGCAGTTCGCGGTCACCATTGCGGTTTCCGTTATCATTTCCGGTCTGGTGGCTCTGACGCTCACGCCTGCGCTGTGCGCTCTGCTGCTCAAGCCGGGGCATCCCACGGTCATCGCTCCGCTGCAGGCATTCAACCGCTTCTTTGACAGACTGACCGACGGTTACACCAGCGGCGTGCGTCTGCTGCTGCGTCGCGGCGCTCTGGCGCTGGTGCTGTTCGGCGGACTCATTGCGGCTACGTGGTCCCTGTTCCAGATCGTGCCCGGGCAGTTGGTGCCCAACGAGGACAAGGGCAATCTCATCGCCATGGCCATGCTGCCGGACGGGGCTTCCCTTTCCCGTACACAGGCGACCATGGACAAACTGGACGGCATCACCTCTTCCATTCCCGAAGTGCAGGACACCATCTCTCTGACGGGTCTTGACCTTATCTCCGGTACCAACAAGACCAACGCTGGTACCAGCTTCATTACGCTGAAGCCCTGGGCTGAGCGCAAGGGTGAGGGGCAATCCTCCTTCGATCTGGTGGGACAGGTGTTCAAGCGTGGATTCGGCGTGCTGGATGGGTTTATCCTTGCCTTCAACATGCCCCCCATATCCGGCATGAGTAACACCGGCGGTTTTGAAGGTTATTTGCAGAGCCGTGGCGGCGGCAGCCTTACCGACCTTGCGGACCAGACTGCAAAACTGGTGGCGGCGGCTTCCAAGCGCCCGGAGCTGGGGCAGATCAACACAACGTTCAGTGTGCGTTCTCCCCAGTTGAACATCCAGTTGGACCGTGAAAAGGCCAAAGCCATGGGAGTGCCGGTCAGCCGGGTGTTCCAGACCATGCAGGCCACCTTCGGTTCCTTCTACGTCAACGACTTCAACAAGCTTGGCCGTACCTTCCGCGTGCAGCTTCAGTCCGAATCGGATTATCGCAGCAGGCCGGAAGATCTGGGCAAGGTGTTTGTCCGTTCCGATAATGGCGACATGGTGCCGCTGCTGGCTTTGGTGAAGGTGGAACAGACCACCGGTCCCGAAGTGGTGGAGCGCTTCAACGTGTTCCCCGCGGCTAAGCTGGTTGGCGGTCCCGCCCCCGGATACAGCTCCGGTCAGGCGCTGGCAGCCATGGAAGAACTGGTTCGTGAAAACCTGTCCGAAGACTACACGTTGGCATGGACCGGTTCGGCATATCAGGAACGCGCCACGGGCGGCTCTTCTTCTCTCGTGTTCGTGCTCGGCCTGCTCATGGTGTTCCTGATCCTTGCCGCGCAGTATGAAAGTTGGAGCCTGCCTCTCTCGGTCATTCTGGTGGTGCCGTTTGCGCTCTTCGGGGCCATTCTGGCCAGCTGGTTACGGGGGCTTTCCAACGACGTGTACTTCCAGATTGCGCTGGTGACGCTGATAGGCCTTGCCTCCAAGAACGCCATTCTCATCGTGGAATTTGCCGTGCAACTGCACCGCGAAGGCATGAGTTACATGGCTGCTGCGGCAGAGGCGGCGCGTCTGCGCTTCCGTCCCATCATCATGACCTCGCTGGCCTTCGTGCTTGGCGTTGTGCCGCTGGCTATAAGCACCGGCGCAGGCGCAAACAGCCGACACTCCATCGGTACCAGCGTTATCGGCGGTATGCTGGCGGCAACCTTTATCGCCACGTTCTTCATTCCCGCTTTCTTCAGAGGTGTTTCGCTGCTTGCGAGTGGCAAGGCACGTGCTGAAGAACGCGAGCGGCTTGCTTCCGGTGAGCCGGAACGACAGGAAGAGTCCGCAGCGCACTAA
- a CDS encoding efflux RND transporter periplasmic adaptor subunit has protein sequence MNVISQAFRMMCVAAVLFVLAGCSEDKDAAQAAHGMPPAPVQAVVMERMDVPIDYEYVGQTEGARSVEVRARVQGLLLKRTYREGSYVREGDVLFLLDPEKYRATSAQAGGELASLRAKLEQARLEYKRVADLYARGVVSAKERDDALAAYDSGKAEVAAAEAKLQADQLNLGYTQVRAPISGITSQETRSEGSLITTDSAGSLLTTITQLDPLYVNFAIPGTESMLLRRMVNEGRVVIPANGYNVRLKLADGSVYEETGKMTFEDRYVDPQTGSIRARAEIVNPDALVLPGEFVRVRLEGAYYKDALVIPERAVLFSQKGPMVYVLDDKNVATIRPVKLGQTLEKGIVVEGGLEAGERIVVDGIMKVRPGGAVMVLGADGKPVAQNAAPAAVAESGNAAHAEEGRAN, from the coding sequence TTTCGCAAGCGTTCCGGATGATGTGCGTTGCCGCCGTGCTGTTTGTCCTTGCCGGGTGCAGTGAGGATAAGGACGCCGCGCAGGCTGCCCATGGTATGCCGCCCGCACCGGTGCAGGCTGTGGTCATGGAGCGCATGGATGTTCCGATTGATTATGAATACGTCGGGCAGACGGAAGGCGCCCGTTCCGTAGAGGTTCGCGCCCGCGTGCAGGGGTTGCTGCTCAAGCGTACCTATCGCGAAGGTTCCTATGTGCGCGAGGGGGATGTCCTTTTTTTGCTGGACCCCGAAAAGTATCGTGCCACCTCGGCTCAGGCTGGCGGCGAGCTTGCCAGTCTGCGCGCCAAGCTTGAACAGGCTCGTCTTGAATACAAGCGTGTGGCTGACCTGTACGCCCGTGGTGTTGTCAGCGCCAAGGAACGCGACGATGCGCTTGCCGCGTACGACTCCGGAAAGGCGGAAGTTGCTGCAGCCGAAGCAAAGCTGCAGGCGGATCAGCTGAATCTGGGGTATACGCAGGTGCGCGCCCCCATCTCCGGCATCACCAGCCAGGAGACCCGTTCGGAAGGCAGCCTGATTACCACCGACTCGGCTGGCAGCCTGCTGACCACCATTACCCAGCTTGATCCCCTCTATGTGAATTTCGCCATTCCCGGCACGGAGTCCATGCTCCTGCGCCGTATGGTGAACGAGGGCAGGGTGGTCATTCCCGCGAATGGCTATAACGTTCGGCTGAAGCTGGCCGACGGCAGCGTGTATGAAGAGACCGGCAAGATGACCTTCGAGGATCGTTACGTGGACCCCCAGACGGGTTCCATCCGCGCCCGTGCCGAGATCGTGAATCCCGACGCCCTTGTTCTGCCGGGCGAATTCGTGCGCGTGCGTCTTGAAGGCGCTTACTACAAGGATGCTCTTGTCATTCCCGAGCGTGCGGTTCTGTTCAGCCAGAAAGGCCCCATGGTCTATGTACTGGACGACAAGAACGTGGCGACCATCCGTCCTGTGAAGCTTGGGCAGACCCTTGAGAAGGGCATTGTTGTGGAAGGCGGCCTTGAGGCCGGAGAACGTATTGTTGTAGATGGCATCATGAAGGTGCGCCCCGGCGGAGCCGTTATGGTGCTGGGGGCCGACGGTAAGCCCGTGGCACAGAATGCGGCTCCCGCTGCCGTTGCCGAATCCGGCAATGCCGCTCATGCAGAAGAGGGGAGAGCCAACTGA